One Polyangiaceae bacterium DNA window includes the following coding sequences:
- a CDS encoding PEGA domain-containing protein: MTPMERHDLPRPDYVAGFSTKARRNFGARCAVLGMLLTASLMALPARAADAPKAGAAAPAKPAAPAKPAAAPAPAKPAAAPAPAKPAAAPAPAKPAQPAAATPAQPASPATPATPAVAPPDAAKAATDAQKEAAKKVDEGTKAQKAGQHDKAREALEAAFKLTPTPEIALALAKSEMQLGKARQAAEHLSFYLRKAEGAKPDDRQAAEKLFAEAKTKVGSVIVTVDVEGAEVFMDGASVGKAPLPGPVFLDPGARAFEARKEGSEPVKKQVDAVAGQEATLQFTLMAPPPPPPPPPPPPPPPPPAKNQTLILAGFGVAGGLMLVGIGTGIGSAVTDSNSVSQWNDNKCARANAQCVADFNDAQDTSVALGNTSWATLVLGGLLGGATAAYAFTDLFTPKNQSAPQARVVVTPGGVMVQGSF; this comes from the coding sequence ATGACGCCGATGGAACGACACGACTTGCCTCGACCGGATTACGTGGCCGGATTTTCGACGAAGGCCCGCCGGAATTTCGGTGCGCGCTGCGCGGTGCTGGGAATGTTGCTTACGGCGAGCCTGATGGCATTGCCGGCTCGAGCGGCGGACGCACCCAAGGCGGGAGCCGCGGCACCGGCCAAACCTGCGGCACCGGCCAAACCAGCAGCAGCACCCGCACCGGCCAAACCGGCAGCAGCACCCGCGCCGGCCAAACCGGCAGCGGCACCCGCGCCAGCCAAACCTGCACAGCCCGCGGCGGCGACGCCCGCGCAACCGGCGTCCCCGGCGACGCCTGCGACGCCTGCAGTTGCGCCACCGGATGCGGCCAAAGCTGCGACGGATGCGCAAAAAGAAGCCGCCAAGAAAGTCGACGAAGGGACGAAAGCCCAAAAGGCGGGGCAACACGACAAGGCGCGGGAAGCGCTCGAAGCGGCGTTCAAGTTGACGCCCACGCCTGAAATTGCATTGGCGCTCGCGAAGAGCGAAATGCAGCTCGGTAAAGCGCGGCAGGCGGCCGAGCATCTTTCGTTTTACCTACGAAAAGCCGAAGGGGCCAAACCCGACGACCGGCAAGCCGCGGAAAAACTTTTTGCCGAAGCAAAAACGAAGGTCGGTTCGGTCATCGTCACGGTGGATGTCGAGGGCGCAGAAGTTTTCATGGATGGGGCATCCGTGGGCAAAGCGCCGCTTCCCGGGCCCGTTTTTCTCGACCCTGGGGCGCGAGCGTTCGAGGCTCGTAAAGAAGGCTCCGAGCCCGTGAAGAAGCAAGTCGATGCCGTGGCGGGCCAAGAAGCGACGCTGCAATTCACACTGATGGCACCGCCGCCGCCACCTCCACCGCCGCCGCCTCCTCCGCCTCCCCCGCCGCCGGCCAAAAACCAAACGCTCATCCTCGCAGGATTCGGCGTTGCTGGAGGGCTGATGCTCGTCGGGATCGGAACGGGCATTGGCTCGGCAGTGACGGATTCGAACAGCGTGTCGCAATGGAACGACAACAAATGCGCGCGTGCAAATGCGCAATGCGTGGCGGATTTCAACGATGCGCAAGACACGAGCGTCGCGCTCGGTAATACGTCGTGGGCGACGCTGGTGCTCGGAGGCCTTTTGGGTGGAGCGACGGCGGCGTATGCGTTTACGGATTTGTTCACGCCCAAAAACCAATCAGCGCCTCAGGCGCGCGTCGTCGTGACGCCGGGCGGCGTCATGGTGCAGGGTAGCTTTTGA